Part of the Loxodonta africana isolate mLoxAfr1 chromosome 15, mLoxAfr1.hap2, whole genome shotgun sequence genome is shown below.
AAATATACATCAATCCTCTCTAAAACTACCTATGCTACCTAGGTGaaattttcaataaaattaattctatttacatccttttctttttttctaggaTAGCAGAGGCTCCCTGGTCCTATGCCCTGAGGATTATATAATCCCTTGTCAAAAGTTAACATTTACTATTTCAATTTAGGGCGTAAACGCAAACACCATAATTTCTTCCCTGCAGAACTGGTCATGAGTGGGGGGTCCTAAGGGACAGCTATGCTGGATTTCTAACCAGAACAAAAGAATTATATGCTCTAGGTGAATGCCGTGTGCTCTATGACATGCTGGCTCTGGTGTCAAGTCTGTGGTTTCCCTGCACACAACCTCTTGTCAAATTTCTAATTACAACTTTGATATATATATCTCAGAATGACTCTTGGAACATTCAGGCTGTGAGATCTGTGCTGTGATCCTCTTATCGGTATAGAGAGAAGTTTCTGTTACTACATCTGGTCAACTTTGGTATCTCCAAAGTCAATTCTTCCAGGACAGTGGAGGTGGAAACGCATGTAAAGTCAACACTAAGGTCTTCAGTTGAGGAAGGGTGAGTTAATCAAATTTTTTATTGTTCTCATTCACTGTCTATGTTGCCAAAAAAGGAGGAAATATATGGCATAGCAAGACACTCACAGGCATGCAGCTCTGACTCTATGGCCTGCACCATTCTCAGTGTACTCTGAGTTGGTAAGACAGCAGTAACAGTAGCAGTTCCAAGTGGCACATCCAGTACAAAGCAACATCAGAGGAAGAAGAGCTGTGTCTCTTTCCTAAATTTATTTGTCAAGGTACAATATACATATAGAAGTGTTTACATAAGTGTATACCTTGATGAATTTTAACAAACTTGACCACTTCTGTAACCAGCATCCAGATTAATTGTGTTTCTCTTTTATGCCCTCGTGCAGGAGCCTGGGAAAACACATCCACCTTCCTTTCTTATCGTCTGTCTAGCTGGGATGGGACAAAGAAGGAGAACACGTAGAAACACTGAGGTGTATGACTGGTTATAAATGTTAGGCTGCTAAGGTTCTCCTCAATACCTGGCACACTTTTAACTTCAAGGGTAAACTTGTACCTCAGCTACTCCGTCTTTGTACCTTCTGGTGAAGACAGGAAGAATTGTTCATCACAAGTTAGCTCATGCAGACAAAAGATAGGGTTATTGAATTGTTGAGTGATGTGTGTGGCAGTACATTCAGACTCCACAAAGCAAAGGAAGACTTAAATTCTGCCAGTCTGAGTCTCTTTGTAATGAGTGAGTGTGTATAAAGAGAAATCTGGGTCCTTTACTAATGAAAATTTTCCGTTTTCCTCACAGATTTCCAAATATGAGAATACTGGCAAGAAATGACTCATTAGTgactgaatttatttttgctggatTAACAGATCGTCCAGAGCTCCAGCAGCCTCTGTTTTACTTGTTTCTAATGATCTACATTGTCACCATGGTGGGCAATCTCTGCTTGATTGTTCTTATTGGGATAAATTctcacctccacacccccatgtactatttcctttTTAATCTATCCTTCATTGACCtctgtttctcttctgttttcaCCCCCAAAATGCTGATGAACTTTGTATCAAAGAAGAATGTCATCTCCTATGATGGGTGCATGACCcaactgtttttctttctcttttttgtcatCTCTGAAAGCTATATGCTGACCTTGATGGCCTATGATCGTTATGTGGCCATTTGCAATCCTTTGCTGTATAGGGTCACCATGTCCCATCAAGTATGTTCTGTGCTGACACTTTCTGCATATGCCATGGGATTTGCTGGAGCCACTGCCCACACAGGCTGCATGCTTAGACTAACCTTCTGCAATGCTAATATCATCAACCATTACTTGTGTGACATTCTCCCTCTCCTCCAACTCTCTTGTACCAGCACTTATGTCAACGAGGTAGTAGTTCTCATTGTGGTGGGTATCAATATTACAGTACCCAGTTTTACCATCTTAATTTCTTATATTTTCATCCTCATTAGCATTCTTCATATCAAGTCTACTCAAGGAAGATCAAAAGCTTTCAGCACCTGTAGCTCCCACATCATtgctatttctcttttttttgggtCGGCCGCATTTATGTATCTTATGTATTTTTCTCCTGAATCTATGGAACAGCGAAAAGTTTCATCTGTTTTCTATACTAACGTGGGGCCCATGTTTAACCCTCTGATCTACAGCTTGAGGAACAAGAATGTCAAAGCAGCCCTGAGGAAAGCCTTGATTAGAATCCAGAGGAGAAACATACTCTAACTAGAAGCAGTGGTAATGTAAAGAAATTCAAGCATCTCAAGTTTTTATTGGTGCTTTTCATGAGGAGACTGTTTACAACCACGATGATTCTACAGATTGTGTTATGTATGATTTATTAGACTTGTTTTTGTCACTTCCTTTATAGCTAATCTTGTctcattcttttgtttttacCTACTGCAACTGTCTCAAGTTTACTAAATAATCAATAGTGTGTTTATAAAAGGAACATACATACTGagtattttcattattgtttcaTTCCCCTTCTGTCTTCTGGTCTATTCCCAAACTGAACAAATATGGTGAGTTCCATAAGTAACCTAAGGCAAATAACATTACAGCTTGCTCACCTAAACACTGAATTGCCCAATACAATAAAAGCAATCTCGTTCTTATCAATATTGTTACTGTTATAAAAACATAGGCAGTAGGATTTAATGAAATGCCTTTATCAAAACTGTGTATGCAGTTTAAAATAGAACCTAGTCCTCCTGTTCTTTCCCTTTTGTTCTACTTGGCTTATCCCCCCTTTCTATTATTATTCTGACTTACGTTGTTCTCTTTTGAGAGTGGTATGCTATTGGCTTCGTAGAGCCTCTATCAACCCAGTGCATTTAATATTAAGGAGAATCCTTGTAATTCCATCTTTTATTATCAAAGACATCATTAACAGAGGATGATTagagaaattatatatatatatctcagtaCTGCAATAAGGGTGCAGGAAGGTTTATGTGATAGAATTGTGTTTATTACTACTTAAGATGAcagcaaatattttgaaaaagacCATATAGTTCTTATAGTGAATTTTTGTTATTTATAACTTAAAGGAAAACACTGCACATTAGGTTAGATGAAATACTTTAGCCATTATCTTACTTATACAATGAGGTTTATCAGGaacaaaaaaaatgtatattaatattaataaactGTGTTCCTAGAAACATTCTGTGAGCTTACTTAAACTTTGTATGCCCACCAAGGCAATAAACATCTTTAGCATAGAGACTCTTTCCtgtaatttctttatttcctcttttgtgTATTTAGAATGCCTGATATTTTGGAAGGCCAGGAAACACTTGTTGAGTAGAATTTTCTTGTTTTgattacaataataataaatttgttaTTATAGATAATAAGTAATAAATAAACAAGTAATAACTGAACTACAAGTAACCCTGAggtttactttttcttttatacTCTCTAAtatggttctgttgtacataggaccaATAAGAGTTGGAAGTAActagatggcacctgacaacaacaacaacaacaatatggtacCAAAATAATGCCATtacagtattttattttaaacttttttttttttattttataacaaaattaaaaaatagtttacaGGATTTCTCTGTAGTCTTCACCCAGGTTTTTACATAACCACAGTACCATTATCAAAGTCAGAATATTGATATAATATTAGTAATTAATAAAGAAACCTTATTAAATATCAGCAATTGTCCCAATAATAgcctctaatttttttcttattttatttatttttttttggtaagtatatgtataaaggaatcctggtggcacagtggtgaagggcttggctgctaacttaaaggtcagcagttcgaatccaccagggacttCTTGGAAATCTTTGGGACGGTTCTtgttgtcccatagggtcactatgagttggaattaattcagtggtaactggtttggcttttggttttttgtatgtataaaacaaaatctttgtcatttcaatattttttacagTGACTTTTTACAGTAAATTGAGTGGCATCAAAGACATTCATCAcgctgtgcagccatcaccactacctTCTTCCAAATATTTCCAacgcccttaacagaagctccacGCCCCCTAaacctctctccccctcccttttagcactggtaaccactaaaaattTTGACCCACAGGGCAACCTAAGATCACACATTGTATTTAGATGTTATGTCTTTTTAATCTTCTCCCATTTGATTTAGTTTGTCTTTCTTTGTCTTGCATGATATTGACTCTTAAAGAATTCTCTCCAATTATGTTTGTAGAATGTCTCTTAGATGGGGTTTGTCTTAAATGTCCTCATACTATTTTCAAATTCTGCATTTTGGTAAGAATATAGCTTATAAAATGTATCATTATTGATAATATTAACtatcaaataaattttttttaaataatttttattgtgctttaagtgaaagtttacaagtcaaggtagtctctcacacaaaaacccatatatgccttgctactggagggaccccggtggtcatggcccccagaccttctgttgctccaggacaggaaccatttctgaagccaactcttcagacatggattggactggacaatgggttggagagagatgctggtgaggagtgagcttcttggatcaggtggacacttgagactaggttggcatctcctgcctggaggggagatgggagggtggagggggttagaagctggtaaaaaaatatttttattgttgtaaaaatgtaggtaacacatttgccaattcaactttttcacttgtacaattcaatgaaaTCAATTACATCAACCATGTTGTGTAACCACTACTGGCATCCATTGCCGTATTTTCCCCacttaaacagaaactcagtgctagCTATGAACATGATAACGTGTTCATTGTGAACAGCTTCTGTAGCCTACATGTCGTCATTGTTAAAACAGAATAATAATGATCTAGATGTACATTACGCCCTCAACCATTTAAGTGCATTCTTTTCTATtttgatcagaaaaaaaaaaaaaaaaaaaaagaggaccatAATTAGTTTGCATCCAGGTGGAATGGGTAATACTAGATATTTAGGTTTTTCCTGGGATATGTTATCTCTTCTGCATTTATCTTGAGATATTCTGAAGAGATCCAAACCATCTGGGGATCCTATCAAACATAACATTGAACTTTTGCACTGATGTCATATTTCTGGTTAGGTACTAGAAGCAAGAGATTGCTAGTATGTTAGAAGCAAAAGATTGCTAGTATGTTGGAAGCAATAGAAAGACTTAATGCACGCCAGGGAATGGGAAGTAAACCCTACAAAAATTCAGGAACCTGCCATTTCACTTAAACTTGTATGTGTCCTGTGCTCAAAAGCATGCTGGGATATTTCTtccaaagtaaaagagaaattGTTGCATCCTTTGTCACAAAGAAGTGTTAGGGAGATAACATATTCCATTCTTGGGAATACTACTCTGACCCATACAGTGGGTGACATGGAAGCCAATTCATATGAGTGGGGCTCAGAGTAGAAAAAGGATCTGCCACAGTCAGCTCTGCAGGTCTGCACATGGGCCATAAAATCAACACTTTATGCTACTGAAGTTGTTAGTGGTGGGGAAAGATGAGAGTTTGGAATTTATGGCAAGTCCCAGTGAGAGAATTGCTTTCAGGTCCCTGGGGCTCTGAGTCAAGGCCATACCATCCACAGTGGAAAATTACATACCTTTTAAGAAATAACTTCTTTTATGCTTTTGGGCCCTGGTAGATTTAGAATGTTTAAGCATGAGACCCTAATTGAGCACATATCTGGAACTCCCCTTTAGGTGCTGGGTTCTATCAGATCCTCATGTCACAAGTTATATGGGGCCAGTAGATGGAAATAGTACCTCTGGGTTCAATCTCGACATAACAAGAGGGCACCAGTAGGCTGCATGAGCAGGTAGCTCAGACACAAAGGTCATTCAACACGGTTTCACCAGCACTCCTTCTCTTGCTGTTATTTATGGCTTTATCTGGGTTCGTGTACGCCCAACGAAGGAACAGAAGTTCCAAGCTTGAGATATGGATGGCTCTGCTGTATGTGCATGCAAGGTGAAAGATGTTCAAGAATGTCCTTGAGAAACAATATATAGAGAAAAATCTTCTTAGTGGATGGTGCTGTGAGTGTGATACATGATTATTCACTTTTTATAGTAGAGGATGTGAGAATATAGTTGGTTGTCTTAACTGGGAGAGGAGTACTACTGGTATGTAATGACTAGATGCCAGGGTGCTATCCAtcctttgttttggtatacccctatgggttgcttgagtgagctagcttgattattttcacccttggagctctggtgtcctgtccccagttggctagatctgttatcaggtttatcagtctaggagtctattcagttttcttgtatgacttcagctcaggtttccaggtagttgatcatcaagtgagtggtataggctctgttctacagtcttagagggtaaTTGGTGTATACaccatatctgattgcagcagggggtcatgctctgaacaaggcacggggctgagaaccaacccccaagtgtctctgaggaaaacacgtccctGTTGCCTAAAGTGTGCTGGTTGGTGAGTTCTGCAGACGGAGCATGGGCATccaagtttttggttttaaggactgggaggtaccagttatttttTGGACCCTTGTCacgggtggctgtgtgacctgagtggagctaccagtccttaggtccctgatgtgggtaggtgaggaccttgtttaataggcaaagcaatgtgaaacatcgaacacccacctctccaccgcacagctgaaatggttggagtttgccaacaagggcctattctcccaaaataggcccacacaggtccatgcagaaggaaaaggtgTTCAAGGTCCATAGGCGGCTTATGCCTGCatgggagctgcttctgtcctgaggtcccccggttaatggagctagcaaattatcttttccccccaattgaaaaatttttctttccccaaggccaagaggatgggtctaggtgctcagcagggtctatctcaggcccagggattcagccactgaagctggcttgggaatGGGGGGGtgtgtgcagtaaaatatatgcaagtacttagcttttgcccagagcaccattcttctcaggttccagaggtgtgaatgggctgtgtggctggctacttctccctgaggaaactgcggccgaacactagtaccagcccactggtGCTCcgagaatggtgcctgaaggttccCCATGATTCAGGCCCGGTAACTCCTcaccacttctgaatggtctcttcctccccctgcccctcagttcattgtctaagcccacctttgatgctcagggctcccagcttgtcacaaaaaatacttgttttacttgtttttttgggtctttgttgtaaagagggcttgccggaagcgtctgtctattccgccatcttgggtCCTGCTATCCATGCTTTAATACAGGGGAAGATCCCCATGACAAAGAATTATCAGGTCCAAAGTATCAACAGTGGCAAGGTTGAGAAACCTATGCTATAAATGTGGataaggagaaaaagaaggggCTAACAGTTAGCAGCTTCTTTGTATGTACCAGACACATttttaatgctgttgttgttaggtgccattgagtaggatccgactcatagcatccctatgtacaacagaacaaaacactcccctgatcctgcaccatccttacaatccttgttatgcttgagcccattgttgcagccactgtgtcaatccatcacattgaaggtcttcctcttttttactgaccctctaatccaagcatgatgtctttctccagggactggttcccttgacaacatgtccaaagtatgtgagacaaagtcttgccatccttgtttctaatgagcattctggtggtacttcttacaagacagatttgttccttcttctgataGCCTATGGCATATCTAATATCCATCTCCAACACCGTatctcaaaggcattaattcttcttccttcttcctttttcattgtccagctttcagctttcatatgcatatgaggcaattgaaaatgccatgtctTGGGTCAGTCATACCTTAGCACTTAAAGGGACACCTCTGCTTTTTAACAAAACAGATtaaatctgtcagtttgtcatactgttgtgGTTTGTATGTTGCTGCTATACTGCAAGctttaccaccagtatttcaaatactagcagggtcacccttggtggacaggtttcagaggagcttctagactaagacagacaaggaagaaggacctggcagtctatttctgaagaaattggccagtgaaaacaatTCTAATACTTTATGTGAATTAACTCTTTTAATGCCACTGAGGATACAAGGGTCAGAGAAATTAAATCAGTTGTCTAAAATATCATTTAAGAAGCAGAGATACCTGGGTTTAAACTTAGTCTGACTTGAGGGCCCACTCTCTTAACCACTTTTTAGAAGCACCTCTTTATTCAGGGGAAATCTACAAGCACATATAGTGTTAAAACAATGGTTTAATATTTTACTAATGAAATCCTACAGCCTTGTAGGAAAGTACTATGAATGGCAAGTGACAATGCCCCTAGAATTTCCATTTAAGAGCCAGTCATTCCCCTCCACCTGGGATTCAGAATTCCTGGTGTGAAATTTTTAAGCTCAAAGGATCCAATAGTAGTTTTATGACACAGGGTGCAAAAACAGGCTTAGTAATTTTCACTCCCATGAGGTTCATCAAACTTTGGAGGAAATCACGAGGGAGAGAATTAATTTCTGCCCTACTTATCCATTTCTCCAGAGCTACAGATCATGAAATACATTCCCACTGAAGCCAGTTGATTTTTTTGGAGACTCATATAAGGTTGTTGTTTTTCTCCTTGCAAGTGAAGAGCACCTTCTTGGCCAATTCTAAAATAGAAATCATGGAGAATACCCTAGAATCCATATTCTAGTATGTCAGAGACTGAGGACTGAGCTGATCACTATTGCCTCTTTTATCTTCAAACTTTGTTCACCTCAGGCAGTCGGGAAGAAGAGCCATCAGCAGTGAAGCCCCCAGGAAAAGGGAGGTAAGTGTTGAATCACCTCTGCCTTGATAATTTCCTTTCAAACTCTTGATTACATAAATCAAGCTTTCCAGGAAACATCACAATTTATTGCTCCTTTCAGCCCTCGTCCTTAGAGAGAAGGAACTGGGCATACTACTgggtagaaagaaagaaatgatgtgcAGAGATATTGGGGGTCCACCAGCAATTTTTATGATACAGAAACACACAATATGGGTAAAATGGGGAACTTGCAGGAATCACCATAGGAAATAGACTCCTTAGATGCCTTGCCGTGTTTCTTCAGACAATTCTGATTGTAAACCAGCAGCTTCAGCTCTTCCTCTAGAGACAGAGTTCATTGTTGTCACCTTCTACCTCTGATTCCACAGATCGCACTGGTGAAGTGAATGGCTATGAAAAATGACTCTTCAGTGTTTGAATTTATCCTTATGGGATTAACAGATCAACCTGAGCTCCAACTGCCcctcttttttctgttgttggtGAACTATGTGGTCACTGTGATGGGAAACTTAAGCTTAATTAATCTGATTTGCCTGAATTCTCACCTTCACACCCCCATGTAATTTTTCCTATTCAATCTGTCCTTCATTGACTTCTGCTCTTCATTTGTCTTTATTCCCAAAATGCTGATGAGCTTTATTTCAGAGAGGAACATTATCTCCTTTGCAGGATGCATGACTCAGCtatttttcttctgcttctttGCCAACTCTGAATGCCATGTGTTGACAgccatggcctatgatcgctatgtggccatctgcaagcttCTGCTGTACACGGTCAACATGTCCCCGAAGGTATGTTCCCTGTTGATGTCTGGTTCATATATGATGGGTTTTGCTGGTGCCATGGTGCACACAGGTTGTATGATCAGGTTGATCTTATGTGACTCCAACATCATCAACCATTACATGTGTGGTATCTTCCCCCTCCTCCAGCTCTCCTGCAGCAGCACCTATGCCAATGAGCTTGTGGTTTCCATTATCGTAGGCACAGTTATCACAACATCTAGCCTCATTATCTTTCTCTCTTATGCTTTGATTcttttcaatgttcttcacaTGCCATCATCTAAGGGCTGGTCCAAAGCCTTCAGCACCTGTGGCTCCCACATAACAGCTGTTGGTCTGTTCTATGGATTTGGAATGCTCAGTTATGTCAAACCATCATCTGCTGGGTTTATGGAACAAGGaaaatttttttcagtgttttatacCAATGTGGTACCTATGCTGAATCCCCTTGTCTATAGTCTCAGAAACAAGGATGTCAAACTTGCTCTGAAGAGAATTACAAACTGAGCACAAGCAGAAATTCTACCTCAGTacctgcctcctttgctatgttttttttttttttctcctccgcctcatccttttattcctattctttttcttctcttcatcTATCTTTCTATTGTATTCTTGGAGGGATTTTTGATCTAATTTCTTTTCTTGTCATACACCATAGCAATGTTGACCTATTCTTGGACTCCAGGGTCATCCCAGTCCCAAGGTGGCCCAACCTGATTGATGTCTCTTGTATTAGATGGAGACACTAATTTCCTTTCCGTGTAAAGATAACACTGTCtattatttatgtgtgtgtgtttctttcccaTACAAGGTGAACTGAAGAGTGAGATGCTGTGTGACCAGTTCATCTCTTTCTTGCTTTTCCTGAACCAATTATATAGCATTTTCTTTTCAAGGGTTTTATTACTTATGATTGCATTAAGACAGATAAAGTGGTGACAAAAATTGTAGACATAGTGCAGTAGTAAAAATTTCCAGAATTTTTCAGTGTTCTTTTAGCAACAGTTTTTGTTATGGATTTTCAGTCTCATGTCTGTAAAGTTACTGAATACTTTATTGAATCGTGGTTCTATTATTCTTGAGGATATGAGGATAGTTGAGGGTCACCACTCTGCTGACCTTGCACAAACCACTCCCATGCTGAATATTATAGGAAGTTCTTTTGAATTCCTCTATTTTATTGAATTGGATAAATGCTGTGTTGTCATAAATAGAATTGAAATTATCACTGACCTGTACTTGTATCAGTGAAACAAAGGTTATTTTCCATATTATATATTTTCTTGTTCCCCACAAATATTCTTAGATTCATACAGATTATGATCAAAATTACCAGCAATATTCCTGGCTACAGAACAGAGTGCCAAGTGTAATATTAAGGTTCTTTGTTCAGCTCTGTAACAAGGATTCCCTTTTACAAAGAAGgcctgtttcttctcctttaaaaaaaaaaaaacataattattATACCAATAACCTTGTCATACTGATTTATTCTTTCAGTATGTAAATTTGTCTTCTTCCTTTtactcttaccaaaaaaaaaaaaaaattaaatcttttgtctatttttatgCCGTATACTTTACCAGTCCTACTGAAACATGCATCTCCTTATCCCGTCCTCCAGATGAGGAAACGGCTATCTGTGTGGCTTATGGTCACACAGTTAATGTTGCAGAGCccagtgtttgaacccattgtgtATCGCAGGAAGGAATAGCAGGAAAGAATGAACTTGAAAGTGGAGGTTGCTAgaaggcataatgctgagtgaaatgagtcaagcataaaagacaaatattgtatgacccctcttttataagaagacaagaacagaTAAATGTAGAGAAACcagtgttcattggtggttaccagggagagtAGTGAGGGAGGGGTAAGTACACTTTTGAACTCACagatttgttatttttggtgatggaagTAGTGAGAACAGCACGACCACAGTAAAGTTTAGTGTTTGAGCACAAATAGAACAGTGATGCATTGTAATAAATGGCACTATGTCAATGAACAATTTATGTGGACCTTTGTAAAAAAATTCATTgaaatatataattttgcaacaacaacaactaaaagtATGCATTTGGTTGCATGCATATAT
Proteins encoded:
- the LOC100676845 gene encoding olfactory receptor 8B3-like gives rise to the protein MKIFRFPHRFPNMRILARNDSLVTEFIFAGLTDRPELQQPLFYLFLMIYIVTMVGNLCLIVLIGINSHLHTPMYYFLFNLSFIDLCFSSVFTPKMLMNFVSKKNVISYDGCMTQLFFFLFFVISESYMLTLMAYDRYVAICNPLLYRVTMSHQVCSVLTLSAYAMGFAGATAHTGCMLRLTFCNANIINHYLCDILPLLQLSCTSTYVNEVVVLIVVGINITVPSFTILISYIFILISILHIKSTQGRSKAFSTCSSHIIAISLFFGSAAFMYLMYFSPESMEQRKVSSVFYTNVGPMFNPLIYSLRNKNVKAALRKALIRIQRRNIL